The sequence below is a genomic window from Zygosaccharomyces rouxii strain CBS732 chromosome D complete sequence.
gaatTGAGACAAGAGAATTGGGATAATGTGAGGAAAGTGTTTGCCATGTACGTTTTAGTACATCCACAGACGGATACATGGCTTCGATGGGTTCAGTTTGAAACTGTACATGGAGATACTGATACCGTTCGTAAAGTTTATTCATTGGCATTGGATACTGTAGTATCAAtgagtgaaaaattgacgATTCAAGATGAGGATTTAGCAGGTCTAATCATCTCATTCGCTAACTGGGAAGCTACTCAACAGGAGCACGAACGGTGTAGAGAGTTGTATCGAATATCGATTGATAAGTGGCCACAGAATCAGTTTCTGAAAGAAGGTTTAGTGGAATTCGAAAAAAGGTTTGGTAGTTCACAATCGATTGAAAACACTGTGATTCATAAAAGAAGGAGGAGGTACGAGTTGACTTTGCAAGAAAATCCACATGATTATGATACTTGGTGGCTCTACCTTGACTTAATACAGGATAATTTTAAAGCTGATCTCTTAAAATGTTTGGATAAATCGGTCACAGGTACTCAACCCAAGGAAAATACCAAGACTCTAGCTTGGAAAAGTTATATCTTTCTATGGATAAGATATCTGGCCTATGTGGAATTAGAGTGCGCCAATTTAGACATTTGTAGGCAGCTGTACCAAAGATTGATCGAATTAATCCCACACAAGAATTTCACATTCGCTAAAATTTGGTACATGTACAGTCAATTCgaattgagaaatggtGATCTGACATCAGCAAGAAAAATATTGGGCAGGTCCCTTGGATTATGTCCCAAACCAAGGATTTTTAAGCTATACATCGATATGGAGATTAAGCTCAGAGAATTTGACCGTGTAAGAAAGCTGTATGAAAAGTTTATTGAGTATGATGGTTCGAACGTTGAGACGTGGATGGCATATGCGGATTTGGAGGCAAATTTAGGTGATCGAGATCGTGCTACAGGCATCTATGAGATTTCTTTAGATCCGGATGTGACTTGTTTGACCCAAGATGCAAAGTTGCAATTGATACAGAAATATATCGATTATATGACTTcggaagaagaatttgataaagCAAGAGACCTTTATGAGAGATACTTGAGATTAACTGCATTTTCGTCAactatttggaaaatgtatGCACTTTATGCCAGTGAAAATCCAACAGGGGACCAAGTGCAAGAACTTCGCGAATCTGCAAGTGCCAGCGGTAATGAAGACgaggaaattgaattctGCGTTCAAGATGTGAACAGACAAATGTCAAGGggaatatttgaaaggtCACTGAATCacttcaaaagattggGTGATAAGGAAAGTAGAATCGCCATACTGGAGgaattcaagaattacGAAAATACCTTTGGTGACGAAGAGAGtcaagaaaagattcaGAAGAGACAGCCCAAGCTTGTGGGGCCTCCTGGTCAAGAAGAGTACGTTTTTCCTGATGATGAGGTGAGAAATGAGGTTCCTAATGTGTCCAAATTACAGGCACTTGCCAAAAAATGGGAGCAGAACCGTCAATCTGAATAGTTCAGTTAATAGTAATGTAATGGAGATGCTGAAATAAAACCTGTGTGATAcatacttttttttttaatccGTTTTTTTCACATACCTGGAGGACCGCTGAGGCCTCCTTCTTCTGGTTGAGCTTCATTGAAACCGTAGGAACTTGGTGAGATTTGAGATTCTAAACCTGGAGGTCCTTCTAAATCTCCCGGGGGTTGTAGTTCCGAACCAGGTGGACCTTGTAGACCGCCGCCACCTGGGGGTTGATATTCTGCACCGGGCGGACCTTGTAAATCACCCGTACCGGGAGCCTGGAAATCCACACCAGGTGGACCTTGTATATCTAACCCAGGAGGTTTATCACTAACCGGCAATCCTGGCGGGCCACTTAACCCCGCTAGAGGAGCATCCATCCCTGGTACAGCCGATAAACCAGGAGCCTTGTTTGTACCGTTATCTATTAGTTTTGATTGTTCTGAGGAACCACTTGCCGATTCCACGGGTGCGGGCGTTAAAGAGTCTTCTGGAGTTGATAACATTCCTGGCACAGCAAGAACACTGCTGTTCGGTTCTAAACCAGGTGGTACATTCAAAGGTGTTCCGTAGTCGGGTGCTGGTTGTGAAGGTTCTTGGCCTCTCCTACTATACCTGGATCGATATGAGGTTGTAGGACTATCATATGTGGTGTTGAACCTTGGAGCTTGACGAGAACTATCTCGAAAACTGTCGTAACGGCTTTGTCTCGAATCTCCGTGAGGTGGTAGCTGTGCGGTACAATCAATGGTAACATGACCTGGTTGGCCACATCTCCTACAAATAACCTTTTGAGCAAATGTCTCCATATTAGGGCATTCATATCTTTTATGTCCCTGTAGACCACAGATGGGGCACGGCCTATTATCCTCCCTCAAGATACCGTTTAATTCTGCCAGTTCTCTTAATTGacctcttttcaaatcgtTTTGACCTTCAGGAGAAGTAACAGCTTTAATTACAACTCCTTCACAAAGCTTAATACCCTGCTGGATCTTATCCTCACTATCAGCAATCACTAGGCAGTGTAATGGATCGGAGAAATTCATCGCACCTTTGGGTAAATCGTAAGCATTTTTACCCTCTTTCACTGAACCCCGTCCTCTAATGGCTATTTTACAACCAGAATTTTCTTGTAGCTTCCTCAATGTGTTACCACGAGGACCTAATAGTAATCCCACAAAGTTTATGCTTGGATAGTCATTCACTGGAATATAGTATTtgtcttgaaattttgtagGTCTCTTATAGTCTTCGGGGGCCACAAAATGGGGGATAAGTCTCAATGCAACTTCCACTAGCCTGTGTCTCTCCTCCTCTAATTTTTTTGCATAACGCTGTTCTCTGGTATTTATACGCTTGCCTCGAGCATCATatgctggtggtggtgatggtgacCTATTTCTCCTTTCTGGAGGTTTCAAATTATTCGAGCGTAGTAGTGAAGTTATCTCTTGGATTCTGAACATTATTTGATAAGCTGCTAGCTGTTCTTGAGTTAATGGTCCCGTTATCTTCGTTGCCAGCGGATTGTAAAATTCCTGTCCATTCTTCTGTTGAGAATACTCCCAAAGCCCATCATTAGCTTCTGATAGTGAATTTGACATTGCAAAATCTTATGATATGGGATACAATTGCTGTCAACCAGAAAGCACTAACACTCTGATACTTCCTTTCAATACAAAGTCAACCAACAGGTTACGGTTTcttcatctcatcgcttcCCATTATTAAAATACACATCTTCGTCAGAAGTGATTAACATAAGCTAGTTGCCAatattgttgaaaatattgaaatattGCAAGGTTTAAAATATTTATAAGAGCTTTTATTTGGTTTCTATAGGATTATATTTTTGCCAGCATATCTGTGATTGATTTTCTCACTAGGTAAAATAGTTCTGATGGTGCACCGTCCACAACTGTCTCACCATCGTTGATCTTGCGCACTGCTACTTGTCCATCTACCACCAAGGTACCTTCACCTTTAAATTCTGCTCTATGACGTTGTGCTGTCAGGACTCTCTTTAGTTCGGCCAGTCTTACATCTCCGATGGACAAAGATCCACTTTTATGATGATGTCTCGATGTTGTCTTTAGTGGCTCTAACACCAATCTGGTCCTGTGCAACTGTTGTTTCTGTTCTTGAGCCTGCTGCTGAGACTTGCCCGCCTGGGGTTTTTCCTTAACCAATTTACCGATAACATGAGCCACTGTGTACCCATCACTAATGCTTTGCCACTTGAGAAGTTGATCTAATTCGGGATCAACTGATATGTCTAGAGATTTAATCGTCGTATCGAATTGGATGTCCTTATTCAATGGCATGGCAGTCAATTCAATGTCTCTTTTACGCAGGGTCAGCATGGCTGACTCTATTTGAGCCTCTGCTGGTCCTAATAGTAAAATTTTCTTGGGCTTTAGTGCTGGCCAAATCACAGTCGCAGATCTCTGATCTACTAAACTGtccaaattgatgaaagtaACCATACATTTCACATTCACCTTAGAGGATGATTCCGTACGCTTAACGGGATTTTTCACGgcatccaaatattctatACTGTCCCAattctcatcatttttGGAAGGGTTGTTCTTAGTATCATCCTTACGAGATCTCTTTACACTAACTCTGCGTGGGTCCATCAAATCGTAAGGgtctttctcttcttctatttCCTCCGACGAAGGTCTCTTTGTTTTACTGCTGTCGTCATCGCTGGGAATGAGCATGCTAAAATCTATAATGCTACCGTAATCGTCTCTTTTAATCCTTGGTGGTTGGAAGGGGAACATCCTGTGCTTGGCAGGTGTACCTTCTTGAATGTAAATATCTGTAGGAATCTCTACAGCTTGCTTCCCCGTTGGCGCCGTAGTTCCATCTCTCAACATACCAATCAAATTgtcctcttcttcctcatcgtCAAAATCACCTTCACCTATGCCGCCAAGGCCAAGGGCTCCTGGTTGACCATTAGCTGCCCCACCTGcaaaagtttcaatggAATTTGTCTTCTTGGCTTCGCGTATCAGTGTAGCGGTTAATTCTTGTCTGCTATCCCTACGTTCAGTGACTTGTTCCAGGTAATGTTCCAACTCTTTATTCACCAATGGGTCTAATTTAATGTTTTTTAAAGTTATGTGACCAGAATATGAAACTGGTTTTCCCTCTTCTAAATTCTGTTGCTTGGAAGCCTGTTCCCATTTCTTGTACATGGTAGCGAGTGCAGATGGGTAACCTTGAGTGAACCCTGGTAAAAGAATAGTCGCTCTCTCCAATTGACATAGATGTTTGATAACTTCGTCTACAAGAGAGTCCACCTGAGATACAAAGCAAATTTTGGAACCTGAGTAATTGGTTAACTCCTCTGGTGTTGCTACATGGAATCGACGACCTAAATCAAAAGGTGTTCTGTTGTCTCTAGATTCCCAAGTTTTTATTGCAGAGGACGATAACCATTCGAGCATGGATTTGGCATAAGTAAGGGCTCTACCTCTAGAGTAAGACACTAGGATTACGGGGACCTGACTGTATAATTTGTTCTTGGAATTCTCATATAGGAAATCGTGTACAGAAACCAAAATATCTAGAAAGTTTCCACCCATTTCAACAGGAATCAAAATAGAACCGTTAGATGTCAATGCCTGTTTCATAGAATCTTTAAAACATCTCATTCTCCTAGCATGAGGTTTTGGAGAtccaaatttctcaaaGGTTGTAATAATAGCTGATGGTCTTAAAAGTGTGGAAATTGGTTTACCTGATCCATCTAGCAAAGATGCACCGTTTAAAATTGTATCTCTGGTATGGTTCCAGCGACGAGCATATATCAGTTTCTCCAAGTAAGTAGATATGCACCATATAGATCCACCAGGAGAAACACCAGAGTTATATGCCACCAGGGTCAATccatcaaattttgatcgCAGATCTACCAGTTGTGAGTACTTCAGAGACTCTATATGCTCGAACGCCCTCTCGACATCATCCACATCAATTTGGTTAGTGTCATAGGGCCCCACTAGCCCTCTGGATGCATACAGATCGAATGTAGAGACTCTACCAAGATTCGTCACCGGTAACGTTGCATAAACTTGAATTCttgaaataaaatgagGTAAGAAATTGTGATAGAGCATGGTATAGGCCCCCAGGCAGTCAACAGAAGACTGTGATAATAGTATAATATTCACCTCTGGTATCAAATTGGACCAATACTTAACAGAATCTTCATAACTAACCTTCGAACTAAACCAACCGGGATCGATTAAAATGGTTACATTATCAAATCTGACAATAGTACCTATGGTATTCCCAGAGCCATCATCGCAACAGGTGAATGTATAGGTCATCCCAGTCAGTTCTAATGGGTCTTTTTAGCCTATTTATCCTCTAATGCAAGGTATGGTTGATGGTTTCTTCAGTTATAAGAGTCCgaacttttttcaatccaaCACTACTGATAAACCCCatgttgaagaaggattTGTCCAAGTAGGCCTCTAGATACGTAGTTTTGAGCTAAAATTGGTCCTTTAGAGGTATTTAATGCTTCTAGTGACCCATTAAGGAGTTTTCTAAACCTTTTCCCGCCTCCATTTCGTTCACTTACACCTGTTGTTTTACCGCATGCATGGTATGGCTTCCTTAGAATACTTTTAACAGCTAGATCAGATTATGGAGTTACCTAGTGAAATTTTAGAGCTCGTCGTTTCGCAAGGCTTGGATAGTTGTCAGACTTCAATATCATGGATGCAAATCTCACcagttttccaaaaggtAGTTACCGATCTGTTAGGGGTAGTGGTATTACAAGACGGGGTACGAGATTTACAAGATATGGATGTTCCCTTTGATTATAAACGGTTGATGAGTAAGTTCAATACGTTGTATGTGTCCACCGATTATCCCAATGCAGAGCAATTGTTAGAGTTTATTAAGAAGTATATGCATCTCTTAATTGTGATACAATCGGATAGAAACTACAGTGATGTTTTAGCATCTCTATTGGTTTCCATAGCGCAGGACTGTACAAAAGGAACTACCATATGTGTTATTTACTGCAGTTTCCAGAATTATTTGAGTAAGCTATATTTCCGT
It includes:
- the CLF1 gene encoding Clf1p (similar to uniprot|Q12309 Saccharomyces cerevisiae YLR117C CLF1 SYnthetic lethal with cdcForty Crooked neck Like Factor an ortholog of the Drosophila crooked neck gene crn pre-mRNA splicing factor) yields the protein MDAEVKHISAENILQEVYKRRKVVKPSAKVDILDLEELRELQRRKRTEYETYLKRNRLDIGQWIRYAKFEVEQRDIRRARSVFERALLVDSSHVPLWIRYIDTEIKLKNINHARNLMNRAVSILPRVDKFWYKYLVIEESLGNVEIVRSLFTRWTSLEPGTNAWDSFVDFELRQENWDNVRKVFAMYVLVHPQTDTWLRWVQFETVHGDTDTVRKVYSLALDTVVSMSEKLTIQDEDLAGLIISFANWEATQQEHERCRELYRISIDKWPQNQFLKEGLVEFEKRFGSSQSIENTVIHKRRRRYELTLQENPHDYDTWWLYLDLIQDNFKADLLKCLDKSVTGTQPKENTKTLAWKSYIFLWIRYLAYVELECANLDICRQLYQRLIELIPHKNFTFAKIWYMYSQFELRNGDLTSARKILGRSLGLCPKPRIFKLYIDMEIKLREFDRVRKLYEKFIEYDGSNVETWMAYADLEANLGDRDRATGIYEISLDPDVTCLTQDAKLQLIQKYIDYMTSEEEFDKARDLYERYLRLTAFSSTIWKMYALYASENPTGDQVQELRESASASGNEDEEIEFCVQDVNRQMSRGIFERSLNHFKRLGDKESRIAILEEFKNYENTFGDEESQEKIQKRQPKLVGPPGQEEYVFPDDEVRNEVPNVSKLQALAKKWEQNRQSE
- the MSL5 gene encoding mRNA splicing protein MSL5 (similar to uniprot|Q12186 Saccharomyces cerevisiae YLR116W MSL5 Component of the commitment complex which defines the first step in the splicing pathway essential protein that interacts with Mud2p and Prp40p forming a bridge between the intron ends also involved in nuclear retention of pre-mRNA), translated to MSNSLSEANDGLWEYSQQKNGQEFYNPLATKITGPLTQEQLAAYQIMFRIQEITSLLRSNNLKPPERRNRSPSPPPAYDARGKRINTREQRYAKKLEEERHRLVEVALRLIPHFVAPEDYKRPTKFQDKYYIPVNDYPSINFVGLLLGPRGNTLRKLQENSGCKIAIRGRGSVKEGKNAYDLPKGAMNFSDPLHCLVIADSEDKIQQGIKLCEGVVIKAVTSPEGQNDLKRGQLRELAELNGILREDNRPCPICGLQGHKRYECPNMETFAQKVICRRCGQPGHVTIDCTAQLPPHGDSRQSRYDSFRDSSRQAPRFNTTYDSPTTSYRSRYSRRGQEPSQPAPDYGTPLNVPPGLEPNSSVLAVPGMLSTPEDSLTPAPVESASGSSEQSKLIDNGTNKAPGLSAVPGMDAPLAGLSGPPGLPVSDKPPGLDIQGPPGVDFQAPGTGDLQGPPGAEYQPPGGGGLQGPPGSELQPPGDLEGPPGLESQISPSSYGFNEAQPEEGGLSGPPGM
- the CFT2 gene encoding cleavage polyadenylation factor subunit CFT2 (similar to uniprot|Q12102 Saccharomyces cerevisiae YLR115W), encoding MTYTFTCCDDGSGNTIGTIVRFDNVTILIDPGWFSSKVSYEDSVKYWSNLIPEVNIILLSQSSVDCLGAYTMLYHNFLPHFISRIQVYATLPVTNLGRVSTFDLYASRGLVGPYDTNQIDVDDVERAFEHIESLKYSQLVDLRSKFDGLTLVAYNSGVSPGGSIWCISTYLEKLIYARRWNHTRDTILNGASLLDGSGKPISTLLRPSAIITTFEKFGSPKPHARRMRCFKDSMKQALTSNGSILIPVEMGGNFLDILVSVHDFLYENSKNKLYSQVPVILVSYSRGRALTYAKSMLEWLSSSAIKTWESRDNRTPFDLGRRFHVATPEELTNYSGSKICFVSQVDSLVDEVIKHLCQLERATILLPGFTQGYPSALATMYKKWEQASKQQNLEEGKPVSYSGHITLKNIKLDPLVNKELEHYLEQVTERRDSRQELTATLIREAKKTNSIETFAGGAANGQPGALGLGGIGEGDFDDEEEEDNLIGMLRDGTTAPTGKQAVEIPTDIYIQEGTPAKHRMFPFQPPRIKRDDYGSIIDFSMLIPSDDDSSKTKRPSSEEIEEEKDPYDLMDPRRVSVKRSRKDDTKNNPSKNDENWDSIEYLDAVKNPVKRTESSSKVNVKCMVTFINLDSLVDQRSATVIWPALKPKKILLLGPAEAQIESAMLTLRKRDIELTAMPLNKDIQFDTTIKSLDISVDPELDQLLKWQSISDGYTVAHVIGKLVKEKPQAGKSQQQAQEQKQQLHRTRLVLEPLKTTSRHHHKSGSLSIGDVRLAELKRVLTAQRHRAEFKGEGTLVVDGQVAVRKINDGETVVDGAPSELFYLVRKSITDMLAKI